A section of the Citrus sinensis cultivar Valencia sweet orange chromosome 8, DVS_A1.0, whole genome shotgun sequence genome encodes:
- the LOC102620196 gene encoding pentatricopeptide repeat-containing protein At4g35130, chloroplastic — MATPAPLAIHSHFFNSNSPTRRNPSQKQFKIPETNPTPSFETNARSSKSTHIHKNQTITSKKSIGPRNITKTRALQELVSSGSMESACYLFDKMSYLDTYIWNVVIRGFVDNGLFQEAVEFHHRMVCEGFKADYFTYPFVIKACAGLLYLSEGEKVHGSLFKSGLNSDVYVCNSLIVMYMKLGCVECAERVFDEMPVRDTVSWNSMIGGYCSVGDGVSSLVFFKEMQNCGLRYDRFSLISALGAISIEGCLKIGKEIHCQVIKSGLEMDVMVQTSLVDMYGKCGVVDYAERLFNMIFPRNIVAWNAMVGGYVVNAHFLESFSCLRKMLEDDNLNPDCITIINLLPSCTKLGALLEGKSIHGYAIRKGFLPNVALETALIDMYAGSGALKMTEKLFGSMIEKNLVSWNAMIAAYVRNGQNREAMELFQDLWSEPLKPDAMTFASILPAYAEIATLSDSMQIHSLITKLGLVSNIYISNSIVYTYAKCGDLQTARVIFYGIMGKDVVSWNVIIMAYAIHGLGKISIQLFSEMREKGIKPNESTFVSLLSSCSISGMVDEGWNYFDSMRKDYGIVPGIEHYGCIIDLLGRIGNLDQAKRFIEEMPSAPTARIWGALLTASRKNNDIVSAEFAARHVLSSAQDNTGCYVLLSNMYAEAGRWEDVEQIKAIMEKEGLKKTTGCSMFEKNGETHRFINQDRSHSKTYLIYNVLDILLRKIGEDFYIHNVSKFSPAHLMKNRAKSPQHHSVRLAISFGLISTSVGNPVLVRNNTRICEDCHSAVKKISEITKRELIVRDPKCFHHFRNGCCSCGDYW; from the coding sequence ATGGCCACACCCGCACCTCTAGCTATTCACAGTCACTTCTTCAACTCCAACTCACCCACACGCAGAAACCCCTCACAAAAGCAATTCAAAATCCCAGAAACGAATCCAACCCCTAGTTTTGAAACCAATGCAAGAAGCTCAAAATCAACTCATATAcacaaaaatcaaacaattactTCAAAAAAATCCATTGGACCTCGAAATATTACTAAGACTCGAGCTCTACAAGAGCTCGTTAGTTCAGGGTCTATGGAAAGTGCATGCTACTTGTTTGACAAAATGAGCTACTTAGATACTTATATCTGGAATGTTGTGATAAGAGGATTTGTTGATAATGGGTTGTTTCAAGAAGCTGTAGAATTTCATCATAGAATGGTGTGTGAAGGTTTCAAAGCTGATTATTTTACGTACCCGTTTGTGATTAAAGCATGCGCGGGGTTATTGTATTTGAGTGAAGGAGAAAAAGTTCACGGGAGTTTGTTTAAGAGTGGATTGAATTCGGATGTTTATGTCTGTAATTCACTTATTGTTATGTATATGAAGCTTGGGTGTGTGGAGTGTGCCGAGAgagtgtttgatgaaatgccTGTCAGAGACACGGTGTCTTGGAATTCTATGATTGGTGGGTATTGTTCAGTTGGTGATGGCGTAAGCTCGTTggttttctttaaagaaatgcAAAATTGTGGATTGAGATATGATAGGTTTAGTCTGATAAGTGCTCTTGGTGCAATTTCTATTGAGGGTTGTCTAAAAATTGGTAAGGAAATTCATTGCCAAGTGATCAAAAGTGGGCTTGAAATGGATGTTATGGTTCAAACTTCCCTTGTTGATATGTATGGTAAATGTGGTGTGGTGGATTATGCTGAGAGAttatttaatatgatttttcctAGAAATATTGTTGCTTGGAATGCTATGGTAGGCGGGTATGTGGTAAATGCTCATTTTCTTGAATCATTTTCTTGCTTGAGAAAGATGCTAGAGGATGATAATCTGAATCCAGATTGTATTACAATTATTAACTTGCTCCCTTCTTGCACGAAATTGGGAGCTCTCTTGGAGGGTAAATCAATTCATGGCTACGCCATTAGAAAAGGGTTTCTCCCTAATGTTGCTTTGGAAACTGCTTTAATTGACATGTATGCAGGGTCTGGGGCGTTGAAAAtgacagaaaaattatttggaagCATGATTGAGAAAAACTTGGTGTCATGGAATGCCATGATTGCTGCTTATGTACGGAATGGGCAGAACAGAGAAGCCATGGAACTTTTTCAAGACCTATGGAGTGAACCTTTAAAGCCAGATGCAATGACATTTGCAAGCATCCTACCTGCCTATGCTGAAATAGCCACATTAAGTGATAGTATGCAGATCCATTCTCTTATCACCAAACTTGGGCTTGTTTCaaacatttatatttcaaattcaattgttTATACGTATGCAAAGTGCGGGGACCTCCAGACTGCGagagtaattttttatggcATAATGGGTAAGGATGTAGTTTCATGGAATGTGATCATTATGGCTTATGCAATTCATGGCTTGGGGAAAATCTCCATCCAGTTGTTTTCTGAGATGAGGGAAAAGGGCATAAAACCCAATGAGAGTACTTTTGTATCCCTGTTATCATCTTGCAGTATTTCTGGCATGGTGGATGAAGGATGGAATTACTTTGATTCAATGAGAAAGGATTATGGTATCGTTCCTGGAATTGAGCACTATGGTTGTATAATAGATCTTCTTGGTCGTATTGGGAACCTCGACCAAGCCAAACGTTTCATCGAAGAAATGCCATCAGCCCCAACAGCCAGGATATGGGGTGCCTTACTGACTGCCAGcagaaaaaataatgacataGTCTCAGCTGAATTTGCAGCAAGGCATGTTTTATCCTCAGCACAAGATAATACAGGCTGTTATGTCTTGCTTTCTAATATGTATGCTGAAGCTGGGAGGTGGGAAGATGTAGAGCAGATTAAAGCTATTATGGAGAAAGAAGGGCTGAAGAAAACAACTGGCTGTAGCATGTTCGAGAAAAATGGTGAAACTCACAGGTTCATCAATCAAGACAGGTCCCACAGCAAAACTTACTTGATTTATAATGTCTTGGATATTCTCTTAAGGAAGATAGGGGaagatttttatattcatAATGTTTCTAAGTTCAGCCCGGCACATTTGATGAAAAATAGAGCAAAATCACCACAGCATCACAGTGTAAGACTAGCTATTTCTTTCGGTTTGATTTCGACAAGTGTTGGGAACCCAGTTCTTGTTAGAAACAACACCAGAATATGTGAAGATTGCCACAGTGCCGTGAAGAAGATTTCAGAAATCACTAAAAGAGAGCTAATAGTTAGAGATCCTAAATGTTTTCACCACTTCAGAAATGGCTGCTGCTCATGTGGAGATTATTGGTGA
- the LOC102611611 gene encoding probable inactive histone-lysine N-methyltransferase SUVR2, whose amino-acid sequence MPLNKGKIVKACEDMKSLYGMPEPKVKAALSRLLRIYRDEWGFIEENNYEILFENCMIEDEQKQEEEEKKSELKIVQALLDDSSEPLLKGHLTDHSDEPSTSINKSERSAICSSEDAEAVIEVKKPVQLSNHKRARASCSETATRNIKGKIPEIEETACTRALTIDNTNGLFSYDSYSREFSQEAPPLAVKYPVTGVSYSTPLQLVSSNNGEAKLSIVYNSVLNNYKHFPSSDVFLKVVEDKICKKYGITDPKFRMKKLMRELCEYFLAVGANVTNSDLHLPPILDTSHKIEAEFEDNGKHYHQSNSKNQPSSPNVDDCCSKFVNPPFNVTKNPIFVEDITRGEEKQPISLLNENGTSELPKFLYISKNTVYKNAHVNFSLARIGDENCCLNCSGNCLSAPANCACTSETRGDFAYTAAGLLDEKFLRESIAIIRRKNDKKHLFYCENCPLENRLVNGNRNHKRKRSVKPCKGHLMRKFIKECWAKCGCSLNCGNRVVQRGITVKLQVFQASEGKGWGVRTLEALEKGTFVCEYVGEVVTNQELDERNEEFSGDRHTYPVLLDADWASERFLKDEEALCLDATKFGNVARFINHRCYDANLIEIPVEIETPDHHYYHVAFFTTRKVEVNEELNWDYGIDFSDETHPIKAFDCKCGSFFCSMKSQS is encoded by the exons ATGCCATTGAATAAGGGAAAAATAGTGAAGGCTTGTGAGGACATGAAGAGTTTGTATGGCATGCCGGAACCGAAAGTGAAGGCAGCTTTGAGTCGTCTTCTTAGAATATATCGTGACGAATGGGGTtttattgaagaaaataacTATGAAATTCTCTTCGAGAACTGCATGATAGAGGatgaacaaaaacaagaagaagaagaaaag AAAtcagaattgaagattgtaCAAGCATTGTTGGATGATAGTTCAGAGCCATTATTAAAAGGACATTTAACAGATCACAGTGATGAGCCTTCAACCTCTATCAACAAAAGTGAAAGATCAGCAATATGCTCATCAGAGGATGCGGAGGCTGTGATTGAAGTAAAGAAACCTGTTCAATTATCTAACCACAAAAGAGCTAGGGCCTCGTGTTCTGAGACTGCTACACGAAACATCAAAGGAAAAATCCCAGAAATTGAGGAAACTGCTTGTACAAGAGCATTAACCATTGATAATACAAATGGATTGTTCTCGTACGACAGTTACTCTCGTGAATTTTCCCAGGAAGCGCCTCCTCTTGCTGTTAAATATCCAG TGACTGGTGTTTCTTATTCAACTCCATTGCAACTTGTTTCATCCAACAATGGAGAGGCGAAACTCTCCATAGTTTACAACTCTGtattaaacaattataaacACTTTCCAAGTTCGGATGTATTCTTGAAAGTGgttgaagataaaatttgcaagaaatatggaatcaCAGATCCTAAGTTTCGCATGAAAAAGCTAATGAGGGAATTATGCGAATACTTTTTGGCAGTGGGCGCTAATGTGACCAATAGTGATCTACATTTACCGCCCATTCTTGATACATCACATAAAATTGAAGCAGAGTTTGAGGATAATGGCAAACATTATCACCAAAGCAACTCCAAAAATCAGCCAAGCTCTCCAAATGTTGACGATTGCTGTAGTAAATTTGTGAATCCTCCATTTAACGTCACCAAGAATCCCATTTTTGTTGAAGATATAACCCGAGGAGaggaaaaacaaccaatttccttgttaaatgaaaatggaacATCGGAGCTGCCCAAGTTTTTGTATATCTCAAAGAACACAGTTTATAAAAATGCTCATGTGAACTTTTCACTAGCTCGAATAGGTGATGAGAATTGTTGTTTAAACTGTTCAGGGAATTGTCTGTCAGCGCCGGCAAATTGTGCCTGCACTAGTGAAACAAGGGGTGACTTCGCTTATACAGCCGCAGGACTACTGGACGAGAAGTTTTTAAGAGAAAGTATTGCTATAATTAGgaggaaaaatgataaaaagcaTCTTTTTTACTGTGAAAATTGCCCACTTGAAAACAGATTGGTGAATGGTAACAGGAACCACAAAAGAAAGAGATCTGTAAAGCCATGCAAGGGCCATTTGATGAGAAAGTTCATTAAGGAATGCTGGGCTAAATGCGGATGCAGCTTGAATTGTGGAAACCGTGTTGTTCAGAGAGGTATCACAGTGAAATTGCAG GTGTTCCAAGCATCTGAAGGGAAAGGATGGGGTGTTAGAACTCTTGAGGCATTGGAGAAAGGCACTTTTGTTTGTGAGTATGTTGGCGAAGTTGTAACAAACCAGGAACTAGATGAGAGGAATGAGGAATTTTCCGGTGATCGGCATACATATCCAGTGTTACTTGATGCAGATTGGGCTTCTGAAAGATTCTTGAAAGATGAAGAAGCTCTTTGCTTGGATGCAACGAAATTTGGAAATGTTGCAAGGTTTATAAATCACAG ATGTTACGATGCTAATTTGATCGAGATACCTGTAGAGATAGAGACCCCGGATCATCACTATTATCAT GTGGCTTTTTTCACAACAAGAAAGGTCGAAGTGAATGAAGAATTGAACTGG GATTATGGTATCGATTTTAGTGATGAAACCCATCCAATCAAAGCATTCGACTGCAAATGTGGAAGCTTTTTCTGTAGCATGAAGTCACAATCTTAA
- the LOC102620484 gene encoding uncharacterized protein LOC102620484 isoform X3 — protein sequence MEVKEMNEILSKNRVEDVSWLCSLSESELDMLISLKLLVLQRAKVIGHQELANKFDLKTLRALGFILMEHLKEKVKDLSLFPGSAEPLAFVAGCNLLKCDNDDILTVEELKTCLHIDSKRGCS from the exons ATGGAAGTGAAGGAGATGAATGAAATATTGAGTAAGAATAGGGTCGAAGATGTCAGTTGGCTTTGTTCCCTCTCCGAATCCGAGCTT GACATGCTTATTAGCTTAAAGCTGCTTGTTTTACAACGTGCTAAAGTAATTGGCCATCAAGAACTTGCCAATAAGTTTGATTTGAAGACACTTCGAGCCCTAG GGTTCATTTTGATGGAACATCTGAAGGAGAAGGTTAAGGATTTATCACTTTTCCCAGGCTCAGCTGAGCCTCTAGCATTTGTTGCTGGttgcaatttattaaaatgtgatAATGACGATATCTTGACCGTTGAAGAGCTAAAGACATGTCTTCACATTGATTCGAAAAG AGGCTGCTCTTAA
- the LOC102620484 gene encoding uncharacterized protein LOC102620484 isoform X4 has protein sequence MEVKEMNEILSKNRVEDVSWLCSLSESELDMLISLKLLVLQRAKVIGHQELANKFDLKTLRALGFILMEHLKEKVKDLSLFPGSAEPLAFVAGCNLLKCDNDDILTVEELKTCLHIDSKR, from the exons ATGGAAGTGAAGGAGATGAATGAAATATTGAGTAAGAATAGGGTCGAAGATGTCAGTTGGCTTTGTTCCCTCTCCGAATCCGAGCTT GACATGCTTATTAGCTTAAAGCTGCTTGTTTTACAACGTGCTAAAGTAATTGGCCATCAAGAACTTGCCAATAAGTTTGATTTGAAGACACTTCGAGCCCTAG GGTTCATTTTGATGGAACATCTGAAGGAGAAGGTTAAGGATTTATCACTTTTCCCAGGCTCAGCTGAGCCTCTAGCATTTGTTGCTGGttgcaatttattaaaatgtgatAATGACGATATCTTGACCGTTGAAGAGCTAAAGACATGTCTTCACATTGATTCGAAAAG ATGA
- the LOC102620484 gene encoding uncharacterized protein LOC102620484 isoform X1, translated as MEVKEMNEILSKNRVEDVSWLCSLSESELDMLISLKLLVLQRAKVIGHQELANKFDLKTLRALGFILMEHLKEKVKDLSLFPGSAEPLAFVAGCNLLKCDNDDILTVEELKTCLHIDSKSCLCINQHHNKGQEHQTYEPISQ; from the exons ATGGAAGTGAAGGAGATGAATGAAATATTGAGTAAGAATAGGGTCGAAGATGTCAGTTGGCTTTGTTCCCTCTCCGAATCCGAGCTT GACATGCTTATTAGCTTAAAGCTGCTTGTTTTACAACGTGCTAAAGTAATTGGCCATCAAGAACTTGCCAATAAGTTTGATTTGAAGACACTTCGAGCCCTAG GGTTCATTTTGATGGAACATCTGAAGGAGAAGGTTAAGGATTTATCACTTTTCCCAGGCTCAGCTGAGCCTCTAGCATTTGTTGCTGGttgcaatttattaaaatgtgatAATGACGATATCTTGACCGTTGAAGAGCTAAAGACATGTCTTCACATTGATTCGAAAAG TTGCTTATGCATCAATCAACATCATAACAAGGGGCAGGAGCATCAAACTTATGAGCCAATATCTCAATAG
- the LOC102620484 gene encoding uncharacterized protein LOC102620484 isoform X2, translating to MEVKEMNEILSKNRVEDVSWLCSLSESELDMLISLKLLVLQRAKVIGHQELANKFDLKTLRALGFILMEHLKEKVKDLSLFPGSAEPLAFVAGCNLLKCDNDDILTVEELKTCLHIDSKRYYEAAKLSLLLLFGF from the exons ATGGAAGTGAAGGAGATGAATGAAATATTGAGTAAGAATAGGGTCGAAGATGTCAGTTGGCTTTGTTCCCTCTCCGAATCCGAGCTT GACATGCTTATTAGCTTAAAGCTGCTTGTTTTACAACGTGCTAAAGTAATTGGCCATCAAGAACTTGCCAATAAGTTTGATTTGAAGACACTTCGAGCCCTAG GGTTCATTTTGATGGAACATCTGAAGGAGAAGGTTAAGGATTTATCACTTTTCCCAGGCTCAGCTGAGCCTCTAGCATTTGTTGCTGGttgcaatttattaaaatgtgatAATGACGATATCTTGACCGTTGAAGAGCTAAAGACATGTCTTCACATTGATTCGAAAAGGTATTATGAAGCTGCAAAACTCAGTTTGTTACTTTTGTTCGGATTTTGA
- the LOC102621311 gene encoding monooxygenase 2-like isoform X1, whose amino-acid sequence MEEDEDIVIVGAGIAGLTTSLALHRLGIRSLVLESSESLRVTGFAITLWTNAWRALDAVGISDSLRQQHIQLQGMVVASSVSCQPASEISFKTKGNRGGHEVRSVKRSLLMEALERELPSGTIRYSSKVVSVEESGLFKLVYLADGAVFKTKVLIGCDGVNSVVAKWLGFKKPAFAGRSDIRGCTDFKLRHGLEPKFQQFLGKGFRYGFLPCNDQTVYWFFNWCPSNQDKELEGNPDKTKQFVLSKCHDLPEQVKAIVENTPLDSILVSPLRYRYPWEVLWGNISKGNVCVAGDAFHPMTPDIGQGGCAALEDGIILARCIAEASTEKPSGVTKDKAGEDKEEFKRNEIGLKRYATERRWRSCELISMAYIVGYDGKIINFLRDKIFSVLLGRLMMKILEFDCGKLCIS is encoded by the exons atggaagaagatgaagatattGTGATCGTGGGAGCTGGAATTGCTGGCTTGACAACATCTTTGGCGCTTCACAG GCTGGGAATCAGGAGCTTAGTATTGGAATCATCAGAGAGCTTGAGGGTCACAGGATTTGCAATAACATTATGGACTAATGCTTGGAGGGCCTTAGATGCTGTTGGCATCAGTGATTCTCTTCGCCAACAACACATACAGCTCCAGGG GATGGTGGttgcttcttcagtttctTGTCAACCTGCTTCAGAGATATCATTTAAGACCAAGGGAAATCG TGGAGGCCATGAAGTTCGATCTGTCAAAAGGAGCTTGTTGATGGAAGCGCTTGAAAGGGAACTTCCAAGTGGCACCATAAGGTACTCCTCCAAGGTAGTTTCGGTTGAGGAATCTGGATTATTTAAGCTTGTGTATCTAGCTGATGGAGCCGTTTTTAAAACTAAG GTCTTGATTGGCTGTGATGGAGTGAACTCAGTGGTGGCAAAATGGCTCGGGTTCAAGAAACCGGCTTTTGCAGGAAGATCTGACATAAGGGGTTGCACAGATTTCAAGTTGAGACACGGCCTTGAGCCGAAATTCCAGCAGTTCCTTGGGAAAGGTTTTCGATATGGTTTTCTCCCTTGCAATGATCAAACTGTTTATTGGTTTTTCAACTGGTGTCCGTCCAACCAAG ATAAAGAGCTAGAGGGCAACCCAGATAAGACGAAGCAGTTTGTGTTGAGCAAGTGTCATGATTTACCCGAGCAAGTAAAGGCTATTGTAGAAAACACTCCGTTAGATAGTATATTAGTATCTCCACTACGATACCGATATCCATGGGAAGTTCTATGGGGAAATATCAGCAAAGGAAATGTGTGTGTAGCTGGAGATGCATTTCACCCCATGACACCGGACATAGGTCAAGGTGGGTGTGCGGCTTTGGAAGATGGCATTATTTTAGCCAGGTGTATCGCTGAAGCCTCAACTGAAAAACCAAGCGGAGTGACTAAAGACAAAGCTGGTGAGGACAAGGAGGAATTTAAGAGAAATGAAATTGGACTGAAAAGATATGCAACAGAGAGGAGATGGAGAAGCTGTGAGCTCATCAGCATGGCTTATATTGTTGGCTATGATGGGAAGATAATAAACTTCCTGAGAGATAAAATCTTTTCAGTTCTTCTGGGTAGGCTGATGATGAAGATACTTGAGTTTGATTGTGGAAAGCTCTGCATTTCTTGA
- the LOC102621311 gene encoding monooxygenase 2-like isoform X2, whose translation MVVASSVSCQPASEISFKTKGNRGGHEVRSVKRSLLMEALERELPSGTIRYSSKVVSVEESGLFKLVYLADGAVFKTKVLIGCDGVNSVVAKWLGFKKPAFAGRSDIRGCTDFKLRHGLEPKFQQFLGKGFRYGFLPCNDQTVYWFFNWCPSNQDKELEGNPDKTKQFVLSKCHDLPEQVKAIVENTPLDSILVSPLRYRYPWEVLWGNISKGNVCVAGDAFHPMTPDIGQGGCAALEDGIILARCIAEASTEKPSGVTKDKAGEDKEEFKRNEIGLKRYATERRWRSCELISMAYIVGYDGKIINFLRDKIFSVLLGRLMMKILEFDCGKLCIS comes from the exons ATGGTGGttgcttcttcagtttctTGTCAACCTGCTTCAGAGATATCATTTAAGACCAAGGGAAATCG TGGAGGCCATGAAGTTCGATCTGTCAAAAGGAGCTTGTTGATGGAAGCGCTTGAAAGGGAACTTCCAAGTGGCACCATAAGGTACTCCTCCAAGGTAGTTTCGGTTGAGGAATCTGGATTATTTAAGCTTGTGTATCTAGCTGATGGAGCCGTTTTTAAAACTAAG GTCTTGATTGGCTGTGATGGAGTGAACTCAGTGGTGGCAAAATGGCTCGGGTTCAAGAAACCGGCTTTTGCAGGAAGATCTGACATAAGGGGTTGCACAGATTTCAAGTTGAGACACGGCCTTGAGCCGAAATTCCAGCAGTTCCTTGGGAAAGGTTTTCGATATGGTTTTCTCCCTTGCAATGATCAAACTGTTTATTGGTTTTTCAACTGGTGTCCGTCCAACCAAG ATAAAGAGCTAGAGGGCAACCCAGATAAGACGAAGCAGTTTGTGTTGAGCAAGTGTCATGATTTACCCGAGCAAGTAAAGGCTATTGTAGAAAACACTCCGTTAGATAGTATATTAGTATCTCCACTACGATACCGATATCCATGGGAAGTTCTATGGGGAAATATCAGCAAAGGAAATGTGTGTGTAGCTGGAGATGCATTTCACCCCATGACACCGGACATAGGTCAAGGTGGGTGTGCGGCTTTGGAAGATGGCATTATTTTAGCCAGGTGTATCGCTGAAGCCTCAACTGAAAAACCAAGCGGAGTGACTAAAGACAAAGCTGGTGAGGACAAGGAGGAATTTAAGAGAAATGAAATTGGACTGAAAAGATATGCAACAGAGAGGAGATGGAGAAGCTGTGAGCTCATCAGCATGGCTTATATTGTTGGCTATGATGGGAAGATAATAAACTTCCTGAGAGATAAAATCTTTTCAGTTCTTCTGGGTAGGCTGATGATGAAGATACTTGAGTTTGATTGTGGAAAGCTCTGCATTTCTTGA